One genomic region from Streptomyces sp. NBC_00457 encodes:
- a CDS encoding maleylpyruvate isomerase N-terminal domain-containing protein, translating to MGTRYQTHRAIGATRITPEKWRAARAAVEDVADRFSALVEYADPQAMATADWTVMDTAAHVAAISWLNTSAVVSDDTPFPMPGMRKQIAATTVDNIHAGLNSALFRAYPERDPGEVVGRLRSSIDEILRLTATADPTRTISWLGGSKVPLAGLVAHLTNELLLHGRDIARAVDLPWRIPHEYAAQFFELFLIEIARNGAGHILDDDRPVHQGRIAVEFRSDYTTPVTMVLDTGAVWIEEPSRDNDVRVYFKPAALSLMLFHRIPRAKAAMTGSLRVWGRRPWLLAPFLRKVRLP from the coding sequence ATGGGAACGCGGTATCAGACACACCGGGCCATCGGGGCGACGAGGATCACGCCCGAAAAGTGGCGCGCGGCGCGCGCCGCGGTCGAGGACGTCGCCGACCGCTTCAGCGCCTTGGTCGAGTACGCGGATCCGCAGGCCATGGCGACGGCCGACTGGACCGTGATGGATACCGCGGCCCACGTCGCCGCCATCTCCTGGCTCAACACCTCCGCAGTGGTGTCTGATGACACGCCATTCCCGATGCCGGGAATGCGAAAGCAGATCGCCGCGACCACGGTCGACAACATCCACGCCGGCCTGAACTCGGCGCTCTTCCGCGCTTACCCGGAACGCGATCCCGGCGAGGTCGTGGGCAGGCTCCGTTCCTCGATCGACGAGATCCTGCGTCTGACCGCCACCGCGGACCCCACCAGGACCATAAGCTGGCTCGGCGGTTCGAAAGTCCCCCTCGCCGGCTTGGTGGCCCACCTGACCAACGAGCTGCTCCTGCACGGTCGCGACATCGCCCGCGCCGTCGACCTGCCTTGGCGTATTCCGCATGAGTACGCGGCGCAGTTCTTTGAGCTCTTTCTCATCGAGATCGCCCGCAACGGCGCCGGCCACATCCTGGACGACGACAGACCGGTGCACCAGGGTCGCATTGCAGTGGAATTCCGCTCTGACTACACAACTCCCGTCACGATGGTTCTGGATACCGGTGCAGTCTGGATCGAAGAGCCGAGCCGCGACAACGACGTGCGCGTCTACTTCAAGCCCGCCGCCCTGAGCCTCATGCTCTTCCACCGCATCCCCCGCGCCAAAGCAGCGATGACCGGCTCACTGCGTGTCTGGGGGCGGCGCCCCTGGCTCCTCGCCCCATTCCTCCGCAAGGTCCGCCTCCCGTAG
- a CDS encoding LLM class F420-dependent oxidoreductase, which yields MRSGVLVTTHGLTLDGVVGQVRAAVKAGVSTAWLPQVFGGDALTTLAVTGREVPGIKLGTAVVPTYPRHPLALAGQALTVQGATGGRLTLGIGPSHRATIEGIYGYSYAQPVRHVREYVTALAPLLRGEPVEYRGETLTAVGALDVPVATPPSLMVAALGPAMLRLAGELADGTVTQFTGPRTIADHVVPTITRAAGEAGRPAPRVVVGLAVCVSDDPSARRELLGTIYAAVGTGGEPSYRAMLDREGVATAVDVAIAGDEATVERELRRYADAGATEFMATLFGTDEENARTLELIASFG from the coding sequence ATGCGGAGTGGTGTGCTTGTCACCACGCACGGGCTGACGCTTGACGGCGTGGTCGGACAGGTCAGGGCGGCGGTGAAGGCGGGCGTGAGCACGGCGTGGCTGCCCCAGGTCTTCGGGGGCGACGCGCTGACCACGCTTGCCGTCACCGGTCGTGAGGTGCCGGGCATCAAGCTGGGCACCGCCGTCGTGCCGACCTACCCTCGGCACCCGCTGGCGCTGGCAGGGCAGGCACTCACAGTGCAGGGCGCGACGGGCGGGCGGCTGACGCTAGGCATCGGTCCGAGCCACCGTGCGACCATCGAGGGGATCTACGGATACTCCTACGCCCAGCCGGTGCGGCACGTGCGCGAGTACGTCACGGCCCTGGCGCCGCTGCTCCGCGGTGAGCCCGTCGAGTACCGCGGCGAGACACTGACGGCCGTCGGTGCGCTCGACGTGCCCGTTGCGACGCCGCCGTCGCTGATGGTAGCTGCGCTCGGTCCGGCGATGTTGCGGCTGGCGGGCGAGCTGGCGGACGGCACCGTCACGCAATTCACTGGGCCGCGCACCATCGCCGACCATGTGGTGCCGACGATCACCCGTGCTGCTGGCGAGGCCGGACGTCCGGCGCCGCGCGTCGTGGTCGGCCTGGCGGTCTGCGTGTCCGACGACCCGTCAGCGCGGCGCGAGTTGCTGGGCACCATCTACGCGGCCGTGGGCACCGGTGGCGAGCCGAGTTACCGGGCGATGCTCGACCGCGAGGGTGTCGCCACGGCGGTCGACGTCGCGATCGCCGGCGACGAGGCGACCGTGGAACGCGAGCTGCGGCGGTACGCCGACGCGGGCGCCACCGAGTTCATGGCGACGCTCTTCGGAACCGACGAGGAGAACGCGCGGACGCTGGAGCTCATCGCGTCGTTCGGCTGA
- a CDS encoding PD-(D/E)XK nuclease family protein: protein MGGALKVRPDVVSPEWQRRGDYSRPFLGRVVREIACALHGDPRVDTWEGTQTAIHEKLAAVALHPATRPYVEHAIANYLEAHDVLASETPNLEFRCFDPKVFPEPNGTLTAWAPLYESPNGVREVRKLRLGSIREKPRSPDRWTLVAAHVAGLLPPQGAVSRIRVVEIGLSDASHQVLFEATPEVVRSRFTELALPHLLKIISANTTHPGTFCKDCKIAGCCGALDKWDGFLGQATPGAATRSVSARDIEVYETCPTQWFLTHSQFLPREPTSGPASNRGRLVHEWIASAHSRAKKCTPEEAGEFRDSNTFTGSMSEEEYGEIQPFLAQHVQNCPVETGSQIISIEAPLYGYDASADVVIASTPDMVFVDADGSLVIRESKTTNRDIPEDDAEAFDRFFASAWLLNLFASGYRGPYQSTSARLELEVISADDGKVFTWDLNDSGVLRMAKKEVRQRAKDWHRDTTWEATPGKHCAWCPVKRWCPEADSENVEEADTLE from the coding sequence ATGGGCGGGGCCCTGAAAGTACGTCCGGACGTTGTCAGCCCAGAGTGGCAACGTCGAGGAGACTACAGCCGTCCTTTCCTTGGGCGGGTAGTTCGCGAGATCGCGTGCGCCTTGCACGGCGATCCACGAGTCGATACTTGGGAGGGAACACAAACCGCCATCCATGAAAAGCTGGCGGCTGTGGCCTTGCATCCCGCGACGCGCCCGTACGTCGAACACGCCATCGCGAATTACCTCGAAGCGCACGATGTCTTGGCGTCCGAAACTCCCAACCTGGAGTTTCGTTGTTTCGACCCAAAAGTCTTTCCCGAGCCCAACGGAACACTCACCGCTTGGGCCCCCCTGTACGAATCCCCAAACGGCGTAAGAGAAGTTCGGAAGCTCCGCCTAGGTAGTATCAGGGAGAAGCCACGGAGCCCGGACCGTTGGACTCTCGTAGCTGCGCACGTAGCTGGGCTCCTCCCTCCCCAAGGGGCAGTGTCGCGCATCCGAGTCGTAGAGATTGGGCTGAGTGACGCCTCACACCAAGTTCTTTTCGAAGCCACTCCTGAGGTAGTTCGGTCCCGCTTCACAGAACTCGCACTGCCTCACCTACTGAAGATCATCAGCGCTAACACCACACACCCCGGCACCTTCTGCAAGGACTGCAAAATTGCTGGCTGCTGCGGAGCGCTAGATAAGTGGGACGGCTTTTTGGGGCAAGCGACCCCCGGAGCAGCGACTCGATCCGTAAGTGCTAGGGATATTGAGGTCTACGAAACTTGCCCCACCCAATGGTTCCTTACACATTCGCAATTCTTGCCACGGGAGCCCACTTCCGGCCCCGCATCAAATCGCGGACGACTTGTTCATGAATGGATCGCGAGCGCGCACTCTAGAGCAAAAAAGTGCACCCCCGAAGAAGCTGGAGAGTTCCGCGACTCCAACACTTTCACTGGCAGCATGTCAGAGGAGGAGTACGGGGAAATTCAGCCCTTCCTCGCGCAACATGTACAGAACTGTCCCGTCGAAACGGGGAGTCAAATCATCTCGATCGAGGCACCGCTATACGGGTATGACGCTTCAGCCGATGTAGTGATCGCCAGCACACCTGACATGGTGTTCGTCGACGCTGACGGCTCTCTGGTAATTCGGGAAAGTAAGACGACTAACCGAGATATTCCCGAGGACGACGCCGAAGCATTTGATCGATTTTTCGCATCTGCTTGGCTTCTTAACCTTTTCGCCAGTGGATATAGAGGGCCTTACCAGAGCACCTCGGCCCGCCTCGAACTAGAGGTGATCTCAGCAGATGATGGCAAAGTCTTCACGTGGGACCTGAACGATTCAGGTGTTCTCCGCATGGCCAAGAAGGAGGTTCGCCAACGGGCCAAGGATTGGCACAGAGACACCACTTGGGAAGCCACTCCGGGAAAGCACTGCGCCTGGTGCCCAGTTAAGCGCTGGTGCCCAGAAGCCGACAGCGAAAACGTGGAGGAAGCCGATACATTGGAGTGA
- a CDS encoding ImmA/IrrE family metallo-endopeptidase, translating to MKVGETLEQRFAATFQSLISEAKAPLAQLIELLGSKADLDDLVTGSRLPSLYEATALGAFFKVPPSTLLQAKSPSMGVSFRLGQLEGIRDVSSDVAHAAKLLSVDRLTRDWGHEEPVIPLPKFAPSKSWSYREAGEKTASRLRAFLDIDDLEPVEDLTALVESLGYPVEYRPLPTDVHGISVPEDWDGFSAWVVLINCEDNWARQRFTLAHELSHILQRDSGHIVIDRAVLDDDRRAERIADSFARNFLLPEEAVQCAYSRSGKVSQFEQMASLVTNLMLTYGVSRDASMYALQETIKDISISPAFVACREARVSDLMRISGNEKNWFEVKGNQGNPFPSDRLTQQALNAYAAGLIPLRAVADVIADGDQAAAMDQLRSAGWDLVGT from the coding sequence ATGAAAGTGGGTGAGACGCTCGAACAGCGCTTCGCCGCGACTTTTCAGTCCCTAATTTCCGAAGCGAAGGCACCTCTTGCGCAACTGATCGAGCTTCTCGGATCGAAGGCTGATTTGGACGACCTCGTAACAGGTTCGCGGTTGCCTTCCCTGTACGAGGCAACCGCTCTTGGTGCGTTCTTCAAAGTGCCGCCCAGCACGTTGCTGCAAGCAAAGTCTCCTTCCATGGGAGTTAGCTTCAGATTGGGTCAACTAGAGGGAATTCGCGATGTCAGCAGCGATGTTGCACATGCCGCGAAGCTCCTTTCCGTCGATCGTCTGACACGTGATTGGGGCCACGAAGAACCTGTTATACCTCTACCTAAGTTCGCTCCGTCGAAATCTTGGAGCTATCGAGAAGCTGGTGAAAAAACCGCATCTCGCCTGCGGGCTTTCCTCGATATAGACGACCTGGAGCCGGTCGAGGACCTTACGGCCCTCGTTGAGAGCTTGGGTTATCCCGTGGAGTATCGTCCTCTCCCGACAGACGTGCATGGCATCTCAGTTCCTGAGGATTGGGATGGTTTCTCGGCATGGGTTGTCCTCATCAACTGCGAGGATAATTGGGCGCGGCAGCGATTCACTCTCGCTCACGAGCTGAGCCACATTCTGCAAAGGGACTCGGGGCACATCGTCATTGACCGTGCCGTTCTAGATGACGATAGGCGCGCTGAGCGCATTGCTGATTCCTTCGCGCGAAACTTCCTGCTCCCTGAAGAAGCGGTGCAGTGCGCTTACAGCAGAAGTGGAAAAGTCTCCCAATTTGAGCAGATGGCTTCACTCGTAACCAATCTTATGCTTACATACGGCGTCAGTCGCGATGCCTCGATGTATGCATTGCAGGAGACCATTAAGGACATTTCAATCAGTCCTGCTTTTGTGGCCTGCAGGGAAGCTAGAGTCTCCGATCTAATGCGCATCTCTGGTAACGAGAAAAACTGGTTCGAGGTCAAAGGTAACCAGGGAAATCCTTTCCCGTCTGACCGTCTTACACAGCAAGCCCTGAATGCTTATGCTGCGGGGTTGATCCCCCTGAGGGCAGTAGCCGATGTGATTGCTGATGGGGACCAGGCAGCGGCGATGGATCAGCTGCGATCAGCCGGATGGGACTTGGTCGGCACCTAA
- a CDS encoding MerR family transcriptional regulator: MRLAELSRRSTVSIATIKYYLRSGLLLPGERITATWADYGEHHLHRLRLIRALIGVGRLSVSATKEILDAITVEQNDPDHVIAKVLNAGSAVQEHKQAEGAATPAKRDTNGLTDARSLIAEMGWCVPRAAPAAKDLGDILDALAELGVDIEWQTLLSYARLADEISKLDSHQIHGGAGASLQAQRAALSCRGRSGIP, translated from the coding sequence ATGAGGCTGGCCGAGCTCAGTCGGCGAAGCACGGTATCCATCGCGACCATCAAGTACTACCTGCGCAGCGGACTCCTCCTTCCCGGCGAACGGATCACAGCCACCTGGGCCGACTACGGCGAACACCATCTGCACCGGCTCCGGTTGATCCGTGCGCTCATTGGCGTTGGTCGCCTATCTGTCAGTGCCACCAAGGAGATCCTTGACGCCATTACCGTGGAGCAGAATGACCCCGATCACGTCATCGCGAAGGTGCTGAACGCAGGTTCCGCTGTCCAGGAGCACAAACAGGCGGAGGGGGCCGCGACGCCCGCGAAGCGGGACACAAACGGTCTCACAGACGCCCGAAGCCTCATCGCGGAGATGGGGTGGTGCGTGCCGCGCGCTGCACCGGCCGCCAAGGATCTCGGCGACATCCTGGACGCCCTGGCTGAGCTGGGCGTGGATATCGAGTGGCAGACCCTGCTGTCCTACGCACGACTCGCGGACGAGATCTCTAAGCTAGACAGCCATCAGATACACGGTGGGGCTGGCGCTTCGCTGCAGGCCCAGCGGGCGGCTCTGTCTTGTAGAGGCCGATCTGGGATTCCATGA
- a CDS encoding AraC family transcriptional regulator — MKPPLDRDHEKLPARLSEFPGGRQAMSDDASWLECLSREGEGSNGQVFGFAFKDQIDEPIGRALVVIRQRYGEKLSLAYLAEIAGLSSYHFCRVFQRQVGMSPIKFLSLVRMQRAKYLLESSTLSVTEITHQVGYGSVTTFTTRFSAMFGVAPNRLRRQHARKLQRMTGSAVGESQGEITGGEMLDVAGGWIRKCSDPPQDMANDHHAPRLAALSHRADEFMEQAQEAGASGGSQSEATWSG; from the coding sequence ATGAAACCGCCTCTCGATCGAGACCACGAAAAATTGCCAGCTCGACTAAGCGAGTTTCCAGGCGGGCGGCAGGCCATGTCGGATGATGCCTCATGGCTTGAGTGCTTAAGTCGAGAGGGGGAGGGGTCGAATGGGCAAGTATTTGGATTCGCATTCAAGGATCAGATTGATGAGCCGATTGGGCGAGCACTTGTTGTGATTCGGCAGCGTTATGGAGAGAAACTCTCACTCGCATATCTCGCAGAAATCGCCGGGTTGAGCAGTTATCATTTCTGTCGCGTATTCCAGCGTCAAGTAGGGATGTCTCCCATAAAATTTCTGTCCCTTGTGCGTATGCAGCGGGCCAAATATCTGCTTGAGTCCTCAACGCTGAGTGTCACAGAAATAACTCACCAGGTGGGGTATGGTAGCGTAACTACGTTTACGACCCGATTCTCGGCAATGTTCGGCGTCGCACCTAACCGGCTCCGGCGACAGCATGCACGCAAGTTGCAACGGATGACCGGATCCGCAGTAGGGGAGTCGCAGGGTGAAATTACCGGCGGCGAGATGCTGGATGTAGCAGGAGGTTGGATTCGGAAATGTTCCGACCCGCCTCAAGACATGGCCAACGATCATCACGCGCCGCGGTTAGCCGCCCTGTCCCACCGCGCGGATGAATTCATGGAGCAGGCGCAGGAAGCGGGCGCGAGCGGCGGCAGTCAGAGCGAAGCCACATGGTCAGGATGA
- a CDS encoding NAD-dependent epimerase/dehydratase family protein, translating into MLICVTGGTGFVGAHSVAAIARTGARMRLLVRNPSTVDQALRPLGVTPASLEVVVGDVTDRIAVAKAVDGVDAVLHAAAVYSFDSRRRAEIRRTNVRGTQLVLGSAQRAGVDPIVYVSTVGAMFPTADSVIRADSPLGMPREAYLASKSVAEAIARLHQEEGAPVVITYPPALLGPHDPRLGDQNTRLQNALRGLLPIWPGGGFPVGDVRDTAEVLAALLAKPAGVRERHFGPNRYVTTRQYVQALRQATGRALPAKFLPARPMLPFGMLTDLLQRIWPWHIPAEYGALYTCAHATPVDANASTYGIAPRPIADTVADSVRWLYESGHVSARQAGLASKILEEP; encoded by the coding sequence ATGCTGATCTGCGTAACTGGTGGCACCGGCTTCGTCGGCGCCCACTCCGTCGCGGCCATTGCCCGCACCGGCGCACGGATGCGGCTGCTGGTCCGCAACCCGTCCACAGTGGACCAGGCGCTGCGCCCGCTGGGCGTGACCCCAGCCAGCCTGGAGGTGGTGGTCGGTGACGTCACCGACCGGATCGCTGTCGCCAAGGCAGTGGACGGAGTTGACGCGGTGCTGCATGCGGCAGCGGTGTACTCCTTCGACAGCAGGCGGCGTGCCGAGATACGCAGGACCAATGTGCGTGGCACGCAGCTAGTGCTGGGCTCCGCCCAGCGCGCCGGGGTGGACCCGATCGTCTATGTGTCCACCGTCGGCGCAATGTTCCCCACCGCCGACAGCGTGATCCGGGCAGACTCCCCGCTCGGCATGCCACGCGAGGCATACCTCGCAAGCAAGTCGGTTGCCGAGGCAATCGCCCGCCTGCACCAGGAAGAGGGAGCACCAGTGGTGATCACCTACCCGCCAGCGCTGCTCGGCCCACACGATCCGCGCCTGGGCGACCAGAACACCCGGCTGCAAAACGCCCTGCGCGGCTTGCTGCCCATCTGGCCAGGCGGCGGCTTTCCCGTGGGCGATGTCCGGGACACCGCCGAAGTTCTTGCTGCCCTGCTTGCCAAGCCGGCCGGGGTGCGGGAGCGGCACTTCGGCCCAAACCGCTATGTGACCACCCGTCAATATGTTCAGGCTCTCCGGCAGGCAACGGGCCGTGCACTCCCGGCGAAGTTCCTGCCGGCTCGCCCGATGCTGCCGTTCGGGATGCTCACCGACCTGCTGCAGCGAATCTGGCCCTGGCACATCCCTGCTGAGTACGGCGCCCTCTATACCTGTGCACACGCCACGCCCGTTGACGCGAATGCATCCACGTACGGCATCGCCCCACGGCCGATCGCCGACACCGTAGCCGACAGCGTTCGCTGGCTGTACGAGTCGGGGCATGTGTCGGCCCGACAGGCCGGCCTGGCGAGCAAAATCCTTGAGGAGCCCTAG
- a CDS encoding maleylpyruvate isomerase family mycothiol-dependent enzyme, whose product MTANQHPDPFFSLAYRSCRENIARLARAHPEKSEWPVPACPDWSVRDVVAHLLQNCRRVVAEVPGDISPPVAPQPNTPLVHLLTAWEELDGVLAQVLERTPWLRRGMLLLDAFSHELDIRGALGIPVPDDHPALADALELATMGFTMSVNAHRLPALRIETPDQRWLVGAGDPAATVRGESLEVFRSLTGRRTIPQIRGLSWSSAPESWLPAFTWGPFTPPTQPIEASAGAVEQGPWFLPPSLSLRGVL is encoded by the coding sequence ATGACGGCGAATCAGCATCCCGACCCCTTCTTCAGCCTCGCCTACCGCTCCTGCCGCGAGAACATAGCCCGGCTGGCACGAGCACATCCCGAGAAATCGGAATGGCCGGTGCCCGCCTGCCCCGACTGGAGCGTGCGGGACGTGGTCGCACACCTGCTCCAGAACTGCCGGAGGGTCGTCGCAGAAGTGCCCGGTGACATCAGTCCACCTGTGGCTCCGCAGCCGAACACTCCTCTCGTGCACCTGCTCACCGCCTGGGAGGAGTTGGACGGGGTACTGGCCCAGGTACTGGAGCGCACCCCCTGGCTACGCCGCGGCATGCTGCTGCTGGATGCGTTCTCTCATGAGCTCGACATCCGCGGCGCCCTGGGCATACCCGTGCCTGACGACCATCCCGCTTTGGCTGACGCACTGGAACTGGCCACGATGGGCTTCACGATGTCGGTGAATGCGCATCGCCTCCCGGCGCTGCGCATCGAGACGCCCGACCAGAGATGGCTCGTCGGCGCGGGCGACCCTGCCGCGACTGTGCGCGGAGAGAGCCTGGAGGTGTTCCGTTCCCTTACCGGGAGGCGCACCATCCCGCAGATCCGCGGTCTTTCCTGGAGCTCGGCGCCCGAATCCTGGCTGCCTGCCTTCACATGGGGTCCCTTCACTCCACCGACTCAACCGATCGAGGCCAGTGCGGGAGCAGTGGAGCAAGGGCCTTGGTTCCTGCCGCCGTCCCTGAGCCTAAGAGGCGTTCTCTAG
- a CDS encoding beta-ketoacyl [acyl carrier protein] synthase domain-containing protein, producing MNRIAIVGMACRYPDAASPQELWEIAVDGPRASRWLPDVRMGHWDCISSDPALPDPFYAHDAAALEGFASNRTPHTPATTAYRSPDSAFWLARDALGRAFLDADLPAGEALARKTISVVIGSTHNGEPSRANEVRHPWPYARRLVVGALEEMGWDNVRIAEFTARLEAHYHRRFPPTGQDTVASGLSNAVAGRICSYYNFNGGDYSVGEACSPSLIPVTTAGSVLLSGVADVVVAGGINLSIDPLEIIEFARAGALVKNEMRLYDRYSNGLWRGEGCGMVVLMREEDAIAAGNRIYASIAGWGISYDDQGDITRPEVSGHHRTLQHAYEQAGFGIETVPLFEVDGTGTSVGDSTELTALSQSRAAAGAHTPSAAISSIKGTIGHTKAAAGIAGLIKAAMALDAQILPPAMGFTNPGELLTGKRANLRALHGAEAWPAKAPLRAGVSAMGLGGIKTHVVLEKTEPR from the coding sequence ATGAACAGAATTGCCATCGTTGGCATGGCCTGCCGCTATCCGGATGCGGCATCTCCCCAGGAGCTGTGGGAGATTGCCGTCGACGGACCTCGTGCCTCCCGCTGGCTCCCCGATGTGCGTATGGGCCATTGGGACTGCATCAGCTCCGATCCGGCACTGCCAGACCCCTTCTACGCCCACGATGCGGCCGCTCTCGAAGGTTTCGCGTCCAACCGCACCCCCCACACGCCGGCAACCACCGCGTACCGGTCACCCGACTCCGCCTTCTGGCTCGCCCGCGACGCCCTGGGCCGCGCGTTTCTCGATGCGGACCTCCCAGCGGGCGAGGCGCTCGCGCGCAAGACCATCAGCGTGGTGATCGGCAGCACGCACAACGGCGAACCTTCCCGCGCCAACGAAGTGCGGCATCCTTGGCCCTACGCGCGACGGCTAGTGGTCGGCGCCCTCGAGGAGATGGGCTGGGACAACGTTCGCATCGCGGAATTCACAGCGCGCCTGGAGGCGCACTACCACAGGCGCTTCCCGCCCACCGGCCAGGACACCGTGGCCAGCGGCCTGTCCAACGCCGTCGCCGGACGCATCTGTAGCTACTACAACTTCAACGGCGGCGACTACAGCGTCGGTGAGGCCTGCTCCCCGTCCCTGATTCCCGTCACCACAGCTGGGTCCGTCCTGCTGAGCGGGGTCGCCGACGTGGTCGTTGCGGGCGGTATCAATCTGTCCATCGACCCTTTGGAGATCATCGAGTTCGCCAGGGCTGGGGCGCTCGTCAAGAACGAGATGCGCCTGTACGACCGCTACTCAAACGGGCTGTGGCGGGGCGAAGGCTGCGGCATGGTAGTCCTCATGCGTGAGGAGGACGCGATCGCCGCCGGCAACCGAATCTACGCGAGCATCGCGGGCTGGGGGATTTCTTACGACGACCAAGGCGACATCACCCGACCCGAGGTCAGCGGTCACCACCGCACATTGCAACATGCCTATGAGCAGGCGGGGTTCGGCATCGAAACCGTGCCTCTCTTCGAGGTCGACGGCACCGGGACCAGTGTCGGCGACAGCACCGAGTTGACGGCGCTGTCGCAGTCGCGGGCCGCCGCGGGAGCACACACGCCGTCCGCCGCCATCAGCTCCATCAAGGGAACGATCGGCCACACCAAGGCTGCGGCCGGGATCGCTGGTCTGATCAAGGCGGCCATGGCACTGGACGCACAAATACTTCCACCGGCCATGGGTTTTACGAATCCGGGCGAGCTGCTCACCGGCAAGCGGGCCAATTTGAGGGCGCTGCACGGAGCCGAGGCTTGGCCTGCCAAGGCACCGTTGCGAGCGGGAGTTTCCGCCATGGGTCTTGGCGGGATCAAGACGCACGTTGTACTTGAGAAGACCGAACCCAGGTAG
- a CDS encoding pyridoxamine 5'-phosphate oxidase family protein translates to MPTPRTHDERLAAARLRLQQESQMWLSTCGRRRPHLIPVAFVGDNDAIVTATGASSKTVRNLRETGWARMAVGTTSDVVMVDTVLDGLVPVPEVDTDVADRYAAVSHDPRKMPGYLYIRLLPRRIQVWNGFHEFPGRTVMRKGEWLPDPVD, encoded by the coding sequence ATGCCAACGCCCCGTACTCATGACGAACGCCTCGCTGCCGCCCGCCTGCGGCTTCAGCAGGAGTCCCAGATGTGGCTGTCAACATGTGGGCGCCGCAGACCGCATCTGATCCCGGTGGCGTTCGTCGGCGACAACGACGCCATTGTCACGGCAACCGGCGCGAGCAGCAAAACCGTCCGAAACCTCCGGGAGACCGGGTGGGCACGCATGGCAGTGGGCACCACGTCCGATGTGGTGATGGTCGATACCGTTCTCGATGGTCTCGTGCCGGTTCCAGAGGTCGACACGGACGTCGCCGACCGCTACGCCGCTGTCTCTCATGACCCACGGAAGATGCCGGGCTACCTCTACATCCGGCTGCTCCCTCGCCGCATTCAGGTATGGAACGGATTTCACGAGTTTCCTGGCCGCACGGTGATGCGCAAAGGTGAGTGGCTGCCGGACCCGGTCGACTGA
- a CDS encoding toxin Doc, with protein sequence MELHIDIRWLLERQAEVLPKHPEVHDFSNLVAASARHRVNTPQVGVTVDNAWRAAALMHAIIRLRPLPARNALYGAAIVVAYMDAAAEAIDAPYGALIDLARDIDAGRADGYDAADRIRSWRI encoded by the coding sequence GTGGAACTCCACATCGACATCCGCTGGCTCCTGGAACGCCAGGCGGAAGTGCTGCCCAAGCACCCCGAGGTCCACGATTTCTCCAACCTCGTGGCCGCCAGCGCCCGCCACCGCGTCAACACCCCACAAGTCGGCGTCACCGTGGACAACGCCTGGCGCGCAGCCGCCCTCATGCACGCCATCATCCGGCTGCGCCCGCTCCCCGCCCGCAACGCCCTGTACGGCGCCGCGATCGTCGTGGCGTATATGGACGCCGCTGCCGAAGCCATCGATGCGCCCTACGGCGCCCTGATCGACCTCGCCCGCGACATCGACGCCGGCCGCGCCGACGGGTACGATGCCGCCGACCGCATCCGCTCCTGGCGGATCTGA
- a CDS encoding YlcI/YnfO family protein produces the protein MSKSVTIRVPEELHAQLQEQAEAEGTTVTALITEAARNAVRDPRLDRAAAVFRTFVAANADAFDAAFPDDTPARLDASGHQERAA, from the coding sequence ATGTCGAAGTCAGTGACAATCCGGGTCCCTGAAGAGCTCCACGCCCAGCTGCAAGAACAGGCCGAAGCCGAGGGAACCACCGTAACCGCCCTCATCACCGAGGCCGCGCGAAACGCAGTCCGCGACCCCCGCCTGGACCGCGCCGCAGCGGTGTTCCGCACCTTCGTCGCCGCCAACGCGGACGCATTCGACGCCGCCTTCCCCGACGACACCCCAGCCCGGCTGGACGCCTCCGGACACCAGGAGCGGGCCGCCTGA